Proteins found in one Brevibacillus brevis genomic segment:
- a CDS encoding NmrA family NAD(P)-binding protein, whose amino-acid sequence MERKDKILITGGTGTTGSRIAKKLTELGYHPRIASRTKPPLADIEYVHFDWNEVATFEHSLKDVKKLYLVAPVGVFDPSPLVLPFLDRALQAGVQRIVMLSALIIPEDGPVFGRLHEAVSKHSPEWAILKPSYFMQNFIHGQHGTSIKEEGKIVTSTGNGRIGFVDADDIAEVGVHALIDEIPHNTHHFITGPEALSYAEVAAMIESAIGRTIKHEHISTEALQDKLVTAGLTMEYAGFMADLDKHIRNGAENSVTDTVERVTGRKPRSMADFISTHSQHWKRD is encoded by the coding sequence ATGGAACGTAAGGATAAGATACTAATCACAGGTGGAACAGGTACAACAGGAAGCCGTATTGCCAAAAAGCTAACAGAACTAGGCTACCATCCCCGTATAGCGAGTCGTACTAAACCACCTCTCGCCGACATCGAGTATGTACATTTTGATTGGAATGAAGTAGCAACCTTCGAGCATTCATTGAAAGATGTGAAAAAGCTATATCTGGTAGCACCAGTGGGTGTTTTTGATCCATCTCCGCTCGTACTTCCATTTCTGGATAGGGCTTTACAAGCCGGCGTGCAACGGATTGTCATGCTTAGTGCTTTGATTATTCCGGAGGATGGACCCGTGTTTGGAAGGCTCCATGAAGCAGTAAGCAAGCATAGTCCAGAGTGGGCAATATTGAAGCCTTCTTATTTCATGCAAAATTTTATTCATGGGCAACATGGAACCTCAATCAAAGAGGAGGGCAAGATTGTTACATCTACGGGAAATGGAAGGATTGGATTTGTAGACGCTGATGATATCGCCGAAGTTGGAGTTCATGCACTCATCGACGAGATTCCACATAACACCCATCATTTTATTACGGGACCAGAGGCGCTAAGCTATGCAGAAGTAGCGGCCATGATTGAATCAGCAATTGGACGTACTATCAAGCATGAACATATTAGCACGGAAGCATTGCAGGATAAGCTGGTCACAGCAGGTTTGACGATGGAATATGCAGGTTTCATGGCAGATTTGGATAAACATATTCGCAATGGTGCCGAAAACAGCGTAACCGATACGGTAGAACGAGTAACAGGGAGAAAACCACGATCCATGGCGGACTTCATATCAACCCATTCCCAACATTGGAAGCGAGACTAA
- a CDS encoding cytochrome c oxidase subunit 3 — protein MANHHAHAVLPDEPEKATLEGKNKVLGFWLFLGGETVLFGSLFATFIALRDQANGGPTSQALFDMNLVAVATLLLLTSSMTSVMATLALHKKDLKKIQLWLTITVILGLGFLALEIYEFVHYVNEGLKMSTSAFASAFYTLVGFHGAHVAFGICWITLLQLSATKKGLTVVTAPKFYLACLYWHFIDVVWVFIFTVVYLMGMIGGKVG, from the coding sequence ATGGCTAACCATCACGCACATGCAGTATTGCCTGACGAACCGGAAAAAGCCACCCTTGAAGGTAAGAATAAGGTTCTTGGCTTCTGGCTCTTCCTCGGTGGAGAGACAGTTCTCTTCGGTTCCTTGTTTGCAACATTTATCGCTCTTCGTGATCAAGCAAATGGTGGACCAACGTCCCAAGCGTTGTTTGACATGAATCTCGTTGCAGTGGCCACACTTCTCTTGCTTACCAGCTCGATGACAAGTGTTATGGCAACACTGGCCCTGCACAAGAAAGACCTCAAGAAGATTCAGCTATGGCTGACTATCACAGTAATACTCGGTCTCGGCTTCCTTGCTTTGGAGATTTACGAGTTCGTACACTATGTGAATGAAGGATTGAAAATGTCAACGAGTGCATTTGCATCTGCCTTCTACACATTGGTTGGATTCCACGGAGCTCACGTAGCGTTCGGGATTTGCTGGATCACCCTTTTACAACTATCTGCGACGAAAAAGGGCCTGACGGTAGTAACTGCACCGAAGTTCTACCTGGCATGTCTGTACTGGCACTTTATCGACGTTGTATGGGTATTCATCTTTACCGTGGTATATCTCATGGGTATGATCGGTGGAAAGGTGGGATAA
- a CDS encoding PaaI family thioesterase, translating into MTTKRLIDEQALHQKHYAEICEKLKQDPFAQFLGIKLIELGEGTATAEVTVAEHMLNAHGTAHGAIIFSLADFVFAAACNSYGKTSVALSMNIGFLAAAMKGNHLVATATEEKKNNRTAWYRIRVETEHGLVATLDALAYRKNDYFVEIDENE; encoded by the coding sequence ATGACCACGAAAAGATTGATAGACGAACAAGCGCTCCATCAGAAGCATTACGCAGAGATTTGTGAGAAGCTAAAGCAAGATCCATTTGCCCAATTTTTGGGTATTAAGCTGATTGAGCTGGGAGAAGGAACGGCGACTGCGGAAGTCACAGTTGCCGAGCATATGCTGAATGCCCACGGCACCGCGCATGGCGCAATCATCTTCTCCCTGGCAGACTTTGTTTTTGCAGCGGCCTGTAATTCCTATGGCAAAACGTCTGTAGCACTGTCGATGAATATCGGTTTTTTGGCTGCTGCCATGAAAGGGAATCACTTGGTGGCAACAGCGACCGAAGAGAAGAAAAACAATCGCACAGCCTGGTACCGCATCCGCGTAGAAACGGAGCATGGCTTGGTAGCGACACTGGATGCACTGGCTTACAGGAAAAATGATTACTTCGTTGAAATCGACGAAAACGAATAA
- a CDS encoding cytochrome C oxidase subunit IV family protein, producing the protein MGAQAHNEEVRKPKVKHEGPKRHLVAFIGSLVLTALAFIAVAYEAIPSGFTVPFIVALAFVQAFFQLYVWMHMDQKGHEFARISIFAGLFVILLAIFVFIFWVWI; encoded by the coding sequence ATGGGAGCACAAGCTCATAATGAAGAGGTACGCAAACCGAAAGTGAAGCACGAGGGTCCGAAAAGACACCTTGTTGCTTTCATCGGATCTCTCGTATTGACCGCACTGGCATTCATTGCTGTGGCGTATGAAGCAATTCCATCAGGTTTTACCGTACCATTCATCGTAGCACTGGCCTTTGTTCAAGCGTTCTTCCAGCTGTATGTCTGGATGCACATGGATCAAAAAGGTCATGAGTTTGCACGGATCAGTATTTTCGCAGGGTTATTCGTAATCCTGTTAGCAATTTTCGTCTTTATTTTCTGGGTTTGGATCTAG
- the coxB gene encoding cytochrome c oxidase subunit II — protein sequence MKGWQQYWRQFSLFALLALVLTGCGKDELSALKPSGPVAAMQFDLMKLSSAIMIGVFIVVMTIFTYVLIRYRKRPGQQGIPKQVEGNHALEILWTVIPFLLLIIMAIPTVTTGFALHKEYPKEEAVQVKVTAHQFWWEFEYPDLGVATAQDLVLPVGKKIQFVLSASDVKHAFWIPALGGKIDTNPGQENKMWLQADKAGIYYGKCAELCGASHALMDFKVEVMEQADFDTWVANMKGVQAKEPVTATSPLAAEGQQIFDKSCLGCHAVAGKGGKMGPNLTNFADRERVAGIKAHTPENIAEWLKDPQKIKPGNKMPNLNLDDTQVKALVEYMETLSVSEKK from the coding sequence ATGAAGGGTTGGCAACAGTATTGGCGTCAGTTTTCCCTGTTTGCTCTGCTGGCGCTAGTGTTAACCGGGTGTGGCAAAGATGAGCTCTCAGCGCTCAAGCCCTCTGGTCCGGTAGCTGCTATGCAGTTTGACCTGATGAAGCTGTCCTCCGCTATCATGATCGGCGTCTTCATTGTCGTTATGACGATCTTTACGTACGTCCTTATCCGTTATCGTAAGCGTCCCGGACAGCAAGGCATTCCTAAGCAGGTCGAAGGAAATCATGCACTTGAAATTCTTTGGACGGTAATTCCTTTCTTGCTCCTTATCATCATGGCGATTCCGACTGTTACTACCGGTTTCGCACTGCACAAGGAGTACCCAAAAGAGGAAGCAGTTCAAGTAAAGGTTACTGCTCACCAATTCTGGTGGGAATTCGAGTATCCTGATCTTGGAGTAGCGACTGCACAAGACTTGGTATTGCCAGTTGGCAAAAAGATTCAATTCGTATTATCAGCGTCTGATGTTAAGCACGCATTCTGGATTCCTGCATTGGGCGGTAAAATCGATACGAACCCAGGGCAAGAAAACAAAATGTGGTTGCAGGCAGACAAAGCAGGCATTTACTACGGTAAATGTGCGGAGCTCTGTGGAGCATCCCATGCCTTGATGGACTTCAAGGTAGAAGTAATGGAACAAGCAGATTTTGACACTTGGGTAGCTAACATGAAGGGTGTTCAGGCAAAAGAACCTGTAACAGCAACTTCTCCACTGGCTGCAGAAGGTCAACAAATCTTCGATAAGAGCTGTTTGGGATGTCACGCTGTGGCAGGTAAAGGCGGTAAGATGGGGCCAAACCTGACTAACTTTGCAGATCGCGAACGTGTAGCAGGTATCAAAGCACATACGCCGGAAAACATTGCAGAGTGGCTGAAAGATCCGCAAAAAATCAAGCCGGGCAACAAAATGCCTAACCTCAACCTCGATGACACCCAAGTGAAAGCGCTTGTTGAGTACATGGAGACATTGAGCGTAAGCGAGAAAAAGTAA
- a CDS encoding nuclear transport factor 2 family protein: protein MTDATTKLSQEAEEVVKNFLLFMLEQDMDQWIELWDDNAVFEFPYAPQNYPSKIEGKSAIYNYIKDFPQKMDLFTFSVPHIHHAAASNHVIVEFECEGQVIATGLPYNQKYVSVIQIKDKKIIHYKDYWNPLVAIEAFGGSIESFLNRDHQFGN from the coding sequence ATGACTGACGCTACTACAAAACTCAGCCAGGAGGCAGAAGAAGTTGTGAAAAACTTCCTCTTGTTTATGCTGGAGCAGGATATGGATCAATGGATTGAACTTTGGGATGACAACGCTGTTTTTGAGTTCCCGTATGCTCCCCAAAATTATCCCTCAAAAATTGAAGGGAAGTCAGCGATTTATAACTATATCAAGGATTTTCCGCAAAAGATGGACCTATTTACATTCAGTGTTCCCCACATTCATCATGCAGCAGCGTCAAACCACGTCATTGTGGAATTTGAATGTGAAGGTCAAGTAATTGCTACAGGACTGCCGTACAATCAAAAATACGTGAGTGTCATCCAAATCAAAGACAAGAAAATTATCCATTACAAGGATTATTGGAATCCATTGGTGGCAATTGAGGCTTTCGGTGGCAGTATCGAATCGTTTTTGAACAGAGATCATCAGTTTGGGAACTAA
- a CDS encoding oxidoreductase, which produces MQKRPIALVTGTSSGFGKHASVALVKAGFQVIAAMRDLTKRDPLDKLASLLIEPDHLEVISLDVTHPEQIQDAITSIIARHGRIDLLVNNAGYALGGFAEEVSSEQWRKQFDVNVFGLIEVTRAVLPYMRQQQAGRIINVSSISGRFGFPGLSPYAASKHAVEGFSESLRLEMLPFQVQVVLVEPGSFRTAIWEKGMQDQQLDEDSPYASQMKQLMRHVESIIEKAPAPDAVISTIVHAATTPNPRFRYPVGRGVALTIAAKNWLPWSWIERIVTKRS; this is translated from the coding sequence ATGCAAAAAAGACCAATTGCACTAGTCACTGGTACCTCAAGTGGCTTTGGTAAGCACGCATCAGTCGCTTTAGTCAAGGCTGGTTTTCAGGTAATTGCTGCTATGCGTGATCTCACAAAAAGAGACCCTCTTGACAAATTGGCAAGCTTGCTAATAGAGCCTGATCATCTGGAAGTCATTTCCCTTGATGTTACGCATCCGGAACAAATTCAGGATGCAATCACCTCCATCATTGCACGGCATGGGCGCATTGATCTGTTGGTGAACAATGCTGGTTACGCGTTGGGCGGCTTTGCTGAGGAAGTCTCTTCCGAACAATGGCGCAAACAGTTTGATGTAAATGTATTCGGGCTGATCGAGGTCACTCGGGCAGTCTTGCCTTACATGCGGCAGCAACAAGCTGGGCGTATTATTAACGTAAGCAGCATCAGTGGCCGATTTGGTTTCCCCGGTCTCTCGCCCTATGCCGCATCCAAGCATGCAGTCGAAGGCTTCAGTGAATCGCTTCGCCTTGAAATGCTGCCCTTTCAAGTCCAAGTTGTCCTTGTTGAGCCCGGCTCATTTCGTACAGCAATCTGGGAGAAAGGAATGCAAGACCAACAGCTTGATGAAGACTCTCCTTACGCCTCCCAAATGAAACAACTGATGCGTCACGTAGAATCAATCATAGAAAAGGCACCTGCTCCCGACGCAGTCATTTCAACGATCGTCCATGCAGCCACCACTCCCAACCCGCGATTTCGCTACCCGGTTGGCCGGGGCGTGGCACTTACGATCGCCGCAAAAAATTGGCTTCCGTGGTCATGGATTGAGCGAATCGTGACAAAGCGATCATAA
- the paaK gene encoding phenylacetate--CoA ligase PaaK encodes MIFNTEMETLPREKMTELQLKRLKETVKRVYERVPFHTKAFNEAGVKPEDIQSMEDIQKLPFMKKTDLRENYPFNLFAVEMKEVARIHGSSGTKGKPTVVGYTKRDLENWAEIVARAICCAGGEPGDIFHNAYGYGLFTGGLGLHNGIEHMGAVAVPVSGGNTSRQITLIEDFKPRGIAATPSYVLNIVEEMKKQGIDPRETSVKYGIFGAEPWSEEMRVQLEHELDIKAVDIYGLSEVMGPGVSIECHEVQDGLHIAEDHFYAEIIDPNTGEVLPYGQEGELVFTSLTKEAFPVVRYRTGDIASLNPEPCKCGRTTMRMSRIKGRVDDMLIIRGVNVFPTEIESVLLTFNQLAPHYQVVIERDGALDRFEVHCELTPAYAKELSGNDSSALSLLVKEICHHIKNTLGVSVVLRVQPPNFLTRSEGKAIRVVDNRNKSQAAM; translated from the coding sequence ATGATCTTTAATACAGAAATGGAAACGCTACCAAGAGAGAAAATGACGGAACTGCAATTGAAACGCTTGAAAGAAACGGTCAAACGCGTATACGAGCGCGTCCCTTTCCACACAAAAGCATTCAATGAGGCTGGTGTGAAACCGGAAGATATCCAATCGATGGAAGACATACAGAAGCTTCCATTCATGAAAAAGACTGATTTGCGAGAAAACTATCCGTTCAATCTATTTGCAGTCGAAATGAAAGAAGTAGCACGTATTCACGGTTCTTCCGGGACGAAAGGAAAACCTACAGTTGTTGGCTACACAAAAAGAGACTTGGAGAATTGGGCCGAGATCGTGGCGCGCGCCATTTGCTGTGCGGGTGGAGAGCCGGGAGACATTTTCCATAACGCGTATGGCTACGGACTTTTTACAGGCGGCTTGGGTCTGCACAATGGCATCGAGCACATGGGCGCAGTCGCAGTGCCAGTATCCGGTGGCAATACCTCCCGTCAAATTACGTTGATCGAGGACTTCAAGCCACGTGGCATTGCAGCAACGCCATCCTACGTCCTTAACATCGTAGAAGAGATGAAAAAGCAAGGAATCGATCCACGTGAGACGAGTGTCAAATACGGGATTTTTGGTGCGGAGCCGTGGTCGGAAGAAATGCGCGTGCAACTGGAACATGAGCTCGACATTAAAGCGGTGGATATTTACGGGCTGAGCGAAGTGATGGGGCCAGGCGTTTCCATTGAATGTCATGAGGTCCAGGATGGTCTGCATATCGCAGAAGACCATTTTTACGCAGAAATTATCGATCCGAATACCGGGGAAGTGCTCCCATACGGACAAGAAGGCGAGCTCGTATTTACGTCACTGACGAAAGAAGCATTCCCGGTTGTCCGTTATCGCACAGGTGATATCGCTTCCCTCAATCCTGAGCCCTGTAAGTGCGGACGGACAACCATGCGGATGTCGCGCATCAAAGGGCGCGTAGATGACATGCTCATTATTCGCGGGGTCAATGTGTTCCCGACAGAGATCGAGTCCGTTTTGCTTACGTTCAACCAATTGGCTCCACACTACCAGGTCGTCATCGAACGCGACGGTGCCCTCGACCGATTTGAGGTGCACTGCGAGCTGACACCAGCATATGCAAAAGAGCTCAGTGGAAATGACAGCTCTGCTCTCTCGTTATTAGTAAAAGAAATTTGCCATCACATCAAAAATACGTTGGGTGTGTCCGTGGTACTGCGGGTGCAACCGCCAAATTTCTTGACGCGCAGCGAAGGCAAAGCGATACGAGTCGTGGATAACCGAAACAAATCACAGGCAGCTATGTAA
- a CDS encoding EthD family reductase: protein MVKLIAIYRKPEDIDAFDKHYFEVHGPLAEKMPGLIKMEVSKIYGTPMGESDLHLMAEMYFESKEALMEALSSPEGRAAGKDLRGFAGPIVSMHFAEVV, encoded by the coding sequence ATGGTGAAATTGATAGCAATTTATCGCAAGCCCGAAGATATCGATGCTTTTGACAAGCATTATTTCGAGGTACATGGCCCATTGGCAGAAAAAATGCCTGGCTTAATCAAAATGGAAGTGAGCAAAATCTACGGAACACCAATGGGAGAATCCGACCTGCATCTGATGGCAGAAATGTACTTTGAATCAAAAGAAGCTTTGATGGAAGCGTTGTCATCGCCTGAAGGTCGCGCAGCAGGAAAAGACCTCCGTGGCTTCGCTGGACCCATTGTGTCCATGCATTTTGCAGAAGTAGTTTAA
- the ctaD gene encoding cytochrome c oxidase subunit I: MSAHASHAPNRSGLWDYLTTVDHKKIAILYLIAGGIFFLAGGLEALLIRLQLMYPEIEFVGAKTFNELITMHGTTMIFLAVMPIIFALMNAIVPLQIGARDVAFPFVNALGFWLFFFGGVLLNTSWFLGGAPDAGWTSYTTLALNQYSGRGVDFYVLGLQIAGLGTLIGGINFLVTIINMRAPGMTFMRMPMFTWASFITSGLILFAFPAITVGLVLLMFDRLFGGNFFNPDAGGNVVIWEHLFWIFGHPEVYILILPAFGIISEVVSTFSRKRLFGYSSMVFATALIGFLGFMVWAHHMFTTGLGAIANTLFGLATMLIAVPTGIKIFNWLLTMWGGQIRFPTANLFAVGFIPTFTIGGMTGVMLAVPPADYQYHDSYFVVAHFHYVIVGGLVFGLFSGLYYWWPKMFGKMLNETIGKWNFWTFFIGFHLTFFPQHFLGLMGMPRRVFTYLKDQNLDMGNFISTIGAFGMTIGTILFLINVVVAAKSSKRAPADPWDGRSLEWAIPSPPPEYNFVQTPLVRGLDALWVEKMAGNKGMTPAEPIGDIHMPSPSFLPFLMSLGLFVAGYGFIYHNYVVVVIGVLATFACMFTRSVKDDPGYHIHEDELEEKGVKA; encoded by the coding sequence GTGTCTGCACATGCTTCTCATGCACCAAATCGCTCGGGGCTGTGGGATTATCTTACGACAGTGGACCATAAGAAGATTGCGATCCTGTATCTGATTGCTGGTGGGATTTTCTTCTTGGCCGGTGGTTTGGAAGCCCTGCTGATTCGTTTGCAGTTGATGTACCCAGAGATTGAATTCGTTGGTGCCAAGACGTTTAACGAATTAATTACGATGCACGGCACTACGATGATTTTCTTGGCGGTTATGCCGATCATTTTTGCTTTGATGAATGCGATTGTTCCCCTTCAAATCGGTGCACGCGACGTAGCATTCCCGTTTGTTAACGCACTCGGATTCTGGCTATTTTTCTTCGGGGGAGTGCTACTGAACACAAGCTGGTTCTTGGGTGGCGCACCTGATGCTGGTTGGACATCGTATACAACTTTGGCTTTGAATCAATACAGTGGAAGAGGCGTAGACTTCTACGTGCTCGGTTTGCAAATTGCCGGTCTTGGAACGCTGATTGGTGGTATTAACTTCCTGGTTACCATCATCAACATGCGTGCTCCAGGTATGACATTCATGCGTATGCCAATGTTCACCTGGGCGTCCTTTATTACATCCGGTTTGATCCTCTTTGCATTCCCTGCGATTACGGTTGGTTTGGTTCTGTTGATGTTTGACCGCTTGTTCGGCGGAAACTTTTTCAACCCTGACGCAGGTGGTAACGTTGTTATCTGGGAGCACTTGTTCTGGATCTTCGGTCACCCCGAAGTATACATTTTGATTCTCCCGGCATTCGGTATCATTTCTGAAGTAGTTTCTACATTCTCAAGAAAGCGTCTGTTTGGTTACAGCTCCATGGTATTTGCAACTGCGCTGATCGGTTTCTTGGGCTTCATGGTGTGGGCTCACCACATGTTCACAACAGGTTTGGGTGCAATTGCCAACACGCTGTTTGGACTTGCAACCATGTTGATTGCTGTGCCTACAGGTATCAAAATCTTTAACTGGCTGTTGACCATGTGGGGCGGTCAAATCCGCTTCCCTACCGCAAACCTGTTTGCAGTAGGATTTATCCCAACGTTTACAATCGGTGGTATGACAGGGGTTATGCTTGCGGTTCCGCCGGCTGACTACCAATACCATGACAGTTATTTCGTAGTTGCTCACTTCCACTACGTAATCGTAGGGGGTCTCGTATTCGGTCTCTTCTCTGGTCTTTACTACTGGTGGCCGAAAATGTTCGGTAAAATGCTGAACGAAACAATCGGTAAATGGAACTTCTGGACGTTTTTCATTGGTTTCCACCTTACCTTCTTCCCGCAACACTTCCTGGGTCTGATGGGGATGCCGCGCCGCGTCTTTACTTACCTCAAAGATCAGAACCTGGATATGGGGAACTTTATCAGTACGATTGGTGCATTTGGTATGACGATCGGTACCATCCTATTCTTGATCAACGTAGTCGTCGCAGCGAAAAGCTCAAAACGCGCTCCTGCCGATCCATGGGATGGACGTTCTCTCGAATGGGCGATTCCTTCGCCGCCGCCGGAGTACAACTTCGTTCAAACGCCTCTCGTTCGCGGTTTGGATGCGTTGTGGGTCGAGAAAATGGCTGGTAACAAAGGCATGACGCCTGCAGAGCCAATTGGCGACATTCATATGCCATCGCCTTCGTTCTTGCCATTCCTGATGTCTCTCGGATTGTTCGTGGCAGGCTATGGCTTTATCTACCACAACTATGTGGTCGTAGTAATTGGAGTGCTCGCTACATTCGCTTGCATGTTTACCCGTTCAGTGAAAGACGATCCAGGTTATCACATTCATGAAGATGAACTCGAAGAGAAAGGGGTAAAGGCTTAA
- a CDS encoding enoyl-CoA hydratase-related protein, whose translation MMEESVRFEREGHIGLITLNRPDELNALNYETLERLGNLIEQVRLDAKEIRVVIVKAEGRAFSAGADLKERRTLTEQQVRRNVRKIRDVFTALERLPQPTIAMINGFAFGGGFELALACDFRYAVADAKMGLTEVSLGIIPGAGGTQRLSRLIGPSKAKELILTARRIQAQEAYQIGFVNAVAKDTEELRELAMGLANEILANAPLAVYQAKSAIDRGSSVDLQTGLDIEAMCYEVIIPTTDRLEALEAFREKRKPVFKGE comes from the coding sequence ATGATGGAAGAGAGCGTTCGCTTTGAACGTGAAGGACATATAGGACTGATTACGTTAAATCGTCCAGATGAGCTGAATGCGCTGAACTACGAAACATTGGAGCGCCTGGGGAACTTGATTGAGCAGGTGCGTTTAGATGCAAAAGAGATTCGCGTGGTCATCGTAAAGGCAGAAGGGCGAGCATTTAGTGCAGGGGCAGATTTGAAGGAGCGCCGTACATTGACGGAACAGCAGGTGCGCCGCAATGTCCGCAAAATCCGCGATGTATTTACTGCGTTGGAGAGGCTTCCGCAGCCGACCATTGCCATGATTAACGGATTTGCTTTTGGCGGTGGATTTGAGCTTGCGTTGGCCTGTGATTTCCGCTATGCCGTCGCAGATGCCAAAATGGGGCTGACAGAGGTGAGCTTGGGCATCATTCCTGGCGCGGGTGGTACGCAGCGGTTGTCTCGCTTGATTGGACCTTCCAAGGCAAAGGAGCTGATTCTGACTGCCAGACGCATCCAAGCACAGGAAGCGTATCAAATCGGTTTTGTAAATGCTGTTGCAAAAGATACAGAGGAACTGCGTGAGCTGGCAATGGGGCTGGCCAACGAGATTTTGGCAAATGCTCCGCTGGCGGTTTATCAGGCAAAATCAGCCATTGATCGCGGAAGCAGTGTTGATTTGCAGACAGGTCTCGATATCGAAGCCATGTGTTATGAAGTGATTATTCCCACGACAGATCGTCTGGAAGCATTGGAAGCCTTTCGTGAAAAGCGAAAACCGGTTTTTAAAGGCGAGTAA
- a CDS encoding PaaI family thioesterase, translated as MSVEIRNRFNHYLGIEVVHRDEQGCKVALKIRPELFNSIEGVVHGGVTATLADVAMGHGAAPHVDGVQQCVTVESKIQYLHPARGEVLEAQSHVLKQGKSLIVMEARVTCDGKLVAFATGTYARVNPPAQGGR; from the coding sequence ATGTCAGTGGAGATCCGTAATCGATTCAACCACTACCTGGGCATAGAAGTCGTGCACCGAGATGAACAGGGCTGTAAGGTAGCACTGAAAATTCGCCCCGAGCTGTTCAATAGCATCGAAGGTGTCGTACACGGAGGCGTTACGGCGACATTAGCCGATGTGGCGATGGGGCATGGGGCAGCACCTCATGTGGATGGTGTACAGCAGTGTGTGACGGTGGAGAGCAAGATTCAATACCTGCACCCTGCTCGGGGTGAGGTACTCGAGGCACAATCCCATGTATTGAAACAAGGAAAAAGCTTGATCGTGATGGAAGCACGCGTGACTTGTGATGGCAAGCTAGTGGCTTTTGCTACCGGCACGTATGCGCGAGTGAATCCGCCTGCACAAGGAGGACGTTGA
- a CDS encoding TetR/AcrR family transcriptional regulator: MARSKEFDTTLVLHKAMEVFGHYGYEGASLQNLLDGLGIARQSLYDTYGTKRDLFLLAVKHYASEKTTAVISHLERPGSVKESIAEIFREIVTVLKDESRCKECFILLSAIDQVPHDTEIADFFKDDMARLEEAFYTALVRAKEQGELGHREKNLRALAQYLNHARYALTQAAKLSTNPEVLDHILTVTLSTLD; this comes from the coding sequence ATGGCAAGAAGCAAGGAATTCGATACGACGCTTGTCCTGCATAAGGCAATGGAAGTATTTGGGCACTATGGCTATGAAGGTGCGTCTCTGCAAAATTTGTTGGATGGATTAGGGATCGCCCGTCAAAGCCTGTATGATACGTATGGCACGAAAAGAGATCTCTTTCTATTAGCCGTAAAGCATTACGCGAGCGAGAAGACGACTGCCGTTATTTCGCATCTGGAGCGGCCGGGTTCAGTGAAGGAAAGCATTGCGGAGATTTTCCGCGAAATCGTAACTGTACTCAAGGATGAGAGTCGCTGCAAGGAATGTTTCATTTTGCTTAGTGCGATTGATCAAGTACCACATGATACGGAAATTGCAGATTTTTTTAAAGACGATATGGCACGATTAGAAGAAGCATTTTATACTGCACTGGTCCGCGCGAAAGAACAAGGCGAACTGGGTCATCGTGAGAAAAATTTGCGTGCACTTGCACAGTATTTGAATCATGCACGATACGCTTTAACCCAAGCAGCTAAGTTAAGTACGAATCCAGAAGTGTTAGACCATATTTTAACCGTTACCCTGTCCACGCTTGATTGA